A single region of the Roseivivax sp. THAF197b genome encodes:
- a CDS encoding aminopeptidase P family protein: protein MSDDGYFQSFVEASRPEQGPPRLAALRSEMARDGLDGFVVPRADAFQGEYVAPRDNRLAWLTGFTGSAGHCVVLVETAGLFVDGRYRLQARAQVASDFTPVDWPEVSLGDWINDTATSGAKIGIDPWLLSVDQAERLEATLDDARLVRSDNLIDRIWEDQPDPPMGAVAPQPVALAGEAHGEKIARLSQSLGPAAHFVLTQPDSLAWLLNIRGTDIPRNPVPHGFAILHATGQVTLFMAAGKLDAVREHLGDKVILRDPDALLEEIAQLEGRVGIDPATCPLAVLDALETAEIPVHRAEDPCLLPKACKNETEIAGARAAHLRDAHAMCRFLAWLDRTAPGDLYETDVVRKLEECRRETGALVDIAFETICGAGPHGAIVHYRVTEGTDAPIRDGQLLLVDSGGQYRDGTTDITRTIAIGTPGDEERQNFTRVLQGMIGVSRLRWPAGLAGRDIDSIARQHLWQVGLDYGHGTGHGVGAYLSVHEGPQRIARTGQVPLKPGMILSNEPGFYREGAYGIRIENLVVVQPMAKIPGQTVSEMLSFETLTYVPLDRRLIMQDMLTRDERDWIDGYHAECRARLSADLDDETRSWLETATAPL, encoded by the coding sequence ATGAGTGATGATGGCTATTTCCAAAGCTTTGTCGAAGCATCGCGGCCCGAGCAAGGCCCGCCGCGCCTGGCCGCCTTGCGCTCCGAAATGGCGCGCGACGGGCTCGACGGCTTCGTGGTGCCGCGCGCCGATGCCTTTCAGGGAGAATATGTCGCGCCGCGGGACAACCGCCTTGCCTGGCTGACCGGCTTTACCGGCTCCGCGGGACATTGCGTGGTGCTTGTCGAGACGGCGGGCCTCTTCGTCGATGGGCGCTACAGGCTTCAGGCCCGCGCGCAAGTCGCTTCGGATTTCACGCCGGTCGACTGGCCGGAAGTCTCGCTTGGCGATTGGATCAACGACACCGCGACGTCCGGTGCCAAGATCGGCATCGATCCGTGGTTGCTGAGCGTGGACCAGGCCGAACGGCTGGAGGCCACGCTCGACGATGCGCGCCTTGTCCGGTCCGACAACCTCATCGACCGGATCTGGGAGGATCAGCCGGACCCGCCCATGGGCGCGGTCGCCCCACAGCCCGTGGCCCTTGCGGGCGAGGCGCATGGCGAGAAGATCGCGCGCCTGTCGCAGTCCCTCGGCCCGGCGGCGCATTTCGTGCTGACGCAACCGGACAGCCTTGCCTGGCTTTTGAACATCCGCGGCACCGACATCCCGCGCAATCCCGTGCCGCATGGATTTGCGATCCTTCATGCGACCGGCCAGGTGACGCTCTTCATGGCCGCCGGGAAGCTTGACGCCGTGCGCGAGCACTTGGGCGACAAGGTCATTCTTCGCGACCCCGATGCTCTGCTGGAGGAGATCGCGCAACTCGAGGGCCGCGTCGGGATCGATCCGGCGACCTGCCCTCTGGCCGTGCTCGACGCGCTCGAGACCGCCGAGATCCCTGTGCACCGCGCCGAAGACCCCTGCCTTCTGCCCAAGGCCTGCAAGAACGAGACGGAGATCGCGGGCGCGCGCGCCGCACATCTGCGCGATGCTCACGCGATGTGCCGGTTTCTGGCGTGGCTCGACCGCACTGCACCCGGCGATCTCTACGAGACCGACGTGGTCCGCAAACTCGAGGAGTGCCGCCGCGAGACCGGCGCGCTTGTTGATATTGCGTTCGAGACGATCTGCGGGGCGGGTCCGCATGGTGCCATCGTCCATTACCGTGTGACCGAAGGCACGGATGCGCCGATCCGCGACGGCCAGCTTCTCCTGGTGGATTCCGGCGGGCAGTACCGCGACGGCACGACGGATATCACCCGCACGATTGCCATCGGCACACCCGGCGACGAGGAACGCCAGAACTTCACCCGCGTGTTGCAGGGCATGATCGGGGTCAGCCGCCTGCGTTGGCCCGCAGGTCTGGCCGGGCGCGATATCGACTCCATCGCGCGGCAACATCTGTGGCAGGTCGGGCTCGATTACGGTCACGGCACCGGCCACGGCGTCGGCGCCTATCTTTCGGTGCACGAAGGGCCGCAACGCATCGCGCGCACCGGACAGGTTCCGCTGAAACCCGGCATGATCCTCTCGAACGAGCCGGGCTTCTACCGGGAAGGCGCATATGGTATCAGGATCGAGAACCTCGTCGTGGTACAGCCCATGGCCAAGATCCCCGGTCAGACGGTCTCGGAGATGTTGTCCTTCGAAACCCTGACCTATGTCCCCCTCGACCGCAGATTGATCATGCAGGACATGCTGACCCGCGACGAACGGGACTGGATCGATGGCTATCACGCGGAGTGCCGCGCGCGGCTCTCTGCCGATCTGGACGACGAGACACGAAGCTGGCTCGAGACGGCCACAGCGCCGCTTTGA
- the cobT gene encoding cobaltochelatase subunit CobT: protein MSKSSDNPADPFKKALAEATKVMAHDPDLTVSYTVDPSGVSGDAMRLPQVSRRMGRDEVLLARGTADALALHRRYHDIGTHSKYAPQGDMAREIYEAMETARCEAVGARDMPGTAGNIDVKIGHEALRKGYDQVKDASDVPLPQALNYLVRHLATGRDLPPAAQNVMELWRNHIEDKAGTTLENLESVITDQSEFSRFTRKMITDLGYGDQLGDDPDDLDDEAEDEADEGGEEQEEQNEGDEDSGEEDDEASPEQSQEQTQDASQAQVSMEDVGEQDDSDEVEMPEGEAPLEPPAPQPVSDADPNYRVYTAEFDEEIRAEELAEPAELERLRAYLDQQLDPLKGAVSRLANKLQRRLQAQQNRSWEFDREEGILDAGRLARVVANPTTPLSFKVEKDMEFRDTVVTLLLDNSGSMRGRPISIAAICADVLARTLERCDVKVEILGFTTRAWKGGQSREKWLNSGREQQPGRLNDLRHIIYKGADAPWRRARANLGLMMKEGLLKENIDGEALEWAHRRMAGRPEARKILMVISDGAPVDDSTLSVNPANYLEKHLRDVIAMVERRRQVELLAIGIGHDVTRYYDRAVTITDVEQLAGAMTEQLASLFDSDPRARARMMGIKRAS from the coding sequence ATGTCAAAAAGCTCCGACAATCCCGCCGATCCCTTCAAGAAAGCCCTCGCCGAGGCGACCAAGGTGATGGCGCATGACCCGGACCTCACGGTCAGCTATACCGTGGACCCGTCGGGCGTGTCGGGCGATGCGATGCGCCTGCCGCAAGTGTCGCGCCGGATGGGACGCGACGAAGTGCTGCTCGCGCGCGGCACGGCGGATGCGCTGGCGCTGCACCGGCGCTACCACGATATCGGAACGCATTCGAAATACGCCCCCCAGGGTGACATGGCGCGCGAGATCTACGAAGCGATGGAAACCGCCCGCTGCGAGGCGGTGGGCGCGCGTGACATGCCCGGCACCGCCGGCAATATCGACGTCAAGATCGGCCACGAAGCCCTGCGCAAAGGGTATGACCAGGTCAAGGATGCCTCGGACGTGCCGCTGCCTCAGGCGCTGAACTATCTCGTCCGTCACCTCGCCACGGGGCGCGATCTGCCGCCCGCCGCGCAGAACGTGATGGAGCTGTGGCGCAATCACATCGAGGACAAGGCCGGGACCACGCTCGAAAACCTCGAAAGCGTCATCACCGATCAATCCGAGTTTTCCCGCTTCACCCGCAAGATGATCACCGATCTGGGCTATGGCGACCAGCTGGGCGACGACCCGGACGACCTCGATGACGAAGCAGAGGATGAGGCCGACGAAGGCGGCGAGGAGCAGGAAGAACAGAACGAAGGCGACGAGGATAGTGGCGAGGAAGACGACGAGGCCTCGCCCGAGCAGAGCCAGGAGCAGACCCAGGACGCAAGCCAGGCCCAGGTCTCCATGGAGGATGTGGGCGAGCAGGACGACAGCGACGAGGTCGAGATGCCGGAAGGCGAGGCCCCGCTCGAGCCGCCCGCCCCGCAGCCCGTCTCCGATGCCGATCCGAATTACCGCGTCTATACCGCCGAATTCGACGAGGAGATCCGCGCCGAGGAACTCGCCGAACCCGCCGAGCTCGAACGCCTGCGCGCCTATCTCGACCAGCAGCTCGATCCGCTGAAAGGCGCGGTGTCGCGGCTCGCGAACAAGTTGCAGCGCCGCCTGCAGGCGCAACAGAACCGGTCATGGGAATTCGACCGCGAGGAAGGCATCCTCGATGCGGGTCGCCTCGCGCGCGTCGTTGCCAACCCCACCACGCCGCTCAGCTTCAAGGTCGAAAAGGACATGGAGTTCCGCGATACGGTCGTGACGCTCCTTCTCGACAATTCGGGCTCGATGCGCGGCCGCCCCATCTCCATCGCCGCGATCTGCGCTGATGTCCTCGCCCGCACGCTGGAGCGGTGCGATGTGAAGGTCGAGATCCTGGGCTTCACCACCCGCGCCTGGAAGGGCGGACAGAGCCGCGAAAAATGGCTCAACTCGGGCCGCGAACAGCAGCCCGGCCGCCTCAACGATCTGCGCCACATCATCTACAAGGGCGCCGATGCGCCGTGGCGCCGCGCACGGGCCAATCTCGGCCTGATGATGAAAGAGGGCCTTCTCAAGGAAAATATCGACGGCGAGGCGCTGGAATGGGCGCATCGGCGCATGGCGGGCCGTCCCGAGGCGCGCAAGATCCTGATGGTGATCTCCGACGGCGCACCGGTGGACGATTCCACCCTGTCGGTGAACCCCGCCAATTACCTCGAGAAACATCTGCGCGACGTGATCGCCATGGTCGAACGCCGCCGCCAGGTGGAACTTCTGGCCATCGGCATCGGCCACGATGTGACGCGCTATTATGACCGCGCCGTGACGATCACCGACGTGGAACAGCTCGCAGGTGCGATGACGGAACAGCTGGCCTCGCTCTTCGACAGCGATCCGCGCGCGCGCGCCCGGATGATGGGCATCAAGCGCGCATCGTGA
- a CDS encoding TIGR00282 family metallophosphoesterase, translating into MKLMFLGDVMGRAGRDAVTARLPALREAWKLDFVVVNGENASNGAGLTAAHAQLLFDAGADCVTLGDHAFDQKDMLQFAETDTRIIRPVNYSKVAPGRGFRLFEDRRGRKVLVVQVLGQVFMKRPFDDPFSHMERVLKAHPLGGQAQAIVVDMHCEATSEKMAMGQYCNGKASLVVGTHTHVPTGDAQILPGGTAYLSDAGMCGDYDSVIGMDKEEPLRRFITGMPKGRFQPALGEATLSGVYVETDDRTGRATRIAMVRQGGRLEQAGPSPVA; encoded by the coding sequence ATGAAACTGATGTTCCTTGGAGATGTCATGGGCCGCGCGGGCCGCGACGCGGTGACTGCCCGGCTGCCAGCGTTGCGAGAGGCCTGGAAGCTCGATTTCGTGGTCGTGAACGGGGAGAACGCGTCGAACGGGGCAGGGCTCACGGCGGCGCATGCGCAACTTCTCTTCGATGCGGGCGCCGATTGCGTTACGCTTGGCGATCATGCCTTCGATCAGAAGGACATGCTGCAATTCGCCGAGACCGACACGCGCATCATCCGGCCGGTGAACTACTCCAAGGTGGCCCCCGGCCGCGGCTTCCGGCTGTTCGAGGATCGGCGCGGCCGCAAGGTCCTGGTCGTGCAGGTGCTGGGCCAGGTCTTCATGAAGCGGCCCTTCGATGATCCGTTCAGTCACATGGAGCGTGTTTTGAAGGCGCATCCCCTGGGCGGTCAGGCGCAGGCCATCGTGGTCGACATGCATTGCGAGGCAACCTCCGAGAAGATGGCGATGGGGCAGTATTGCAACGGCAAGGCGAGCCTTGTGGTTGGCACCCATACCCACGTGCCGACGGGCGATGCGCAGATCCTGCCGGGTGGCACCGCTTATCTGAGCGATGCGGGCATGTGCGGCGATTACGATTCGGTCATCGGCATGGACAAGGAAGAGCCATTGCGGCGCTTCATCACCGGCATGCCCAAGGGGCGCTTCCAGCCGGCATTGGGCGAGGCGACCCTGTCCGGTGTCTACGTTGAAACCGATGACCGCACCGGGCGCGCGACCCGGATTGCCATGGTGCGACAGGGCGGCAGGCTCGAACAGGCGGGGCCAAGTCCCGTAGCTTGA
- a CDS encoding SLC13 family permease: MFVLFVSEWYPVEVVAMGGVAALLVLGVLPYESALAVLSNPAPWTIAAMFIVMGALVRTGALDAFTSFAQARAERHPKTAMVGIVGVVVLASAFMNNTPVVVVMLPIFVQLSRSLGVAPSKLLIPLSYAAILGGTLTLIGTSTNLLVDGVARARGMEPFTIFEITPLAIVLVLVGMGYLFLLGPVLLPERTSMAGMLSDRSRMKFFTEVVIPPDSNLIGRDVLSVQLFKRDGVRLVDVVRGDESLRRNLKDVELAVGDRIVLRTQMTEILSLQRNKSLKRVDQVSSVETTTVEVLISPGCKMVGRSLGALRLRRRFGVYPLAVHRRNQNIGRQLDDLVVRVGDTLLLEGAPDDIKRLADEMALVDVAQPSARAFRRGHAPVALGALSGIVILSALGLAPILALAVVAVAVVLLSRCIDADEAFSFVEGQLLALIFAMLAIGAALDETGAVEMIAGWVAPWMSGLDGVFIVLAVFALTSFLTELVSNNAVAVVMTPIAISLAEALGVDPRPLVVAVMVAASCAFATPIGYQTNTLVYGPGGYRFTDFVRVGVPMNLLIGIVASLMIPLIWPLTP, from the coding sequence ATGTTCGTGCTGTTCGTGTCGGAATGGTACCCGGTCGAGGTGGTGGCCATGGGCGGGGTGGCGGCACTTCTGGTGCTGGGCGTTCTGCCCTATGAAAGCGCGCTCGCCGTCCTGTCGAACCCGGCGCCCTGGACCATCGCGGCCATGTTCATCGTCATGGGCGCCTTGGTGCGCACGGGCGCGCTCGATGCGTTTACCTCCTTTGCGCAGGCGCGGGCCGAGCGGCATCCCAAGACCGCCATGGTCGGGATCGTCGGCGTCGTCGTGCTGGCCTCGGCCTTCATGAACAACACCCCCGTGGTCGTCGTCATGCTGCCGATCTTCGTGCAATTGTCGCGCTCGCTGGGGGTCGCGCCCTCGAAACTGCTGATCCCGCTGAGCTATGCCGCGATCCTCGGGGGCACGCTGACGCTGATCGGGACCTCGACGAACCTTCTCGTCGACGGGGTTGCACGGGCCCGCGGCATGGAGCCCTTCACCATCTTCGAGATCACGCCCCTCGCGATCGTGCTGGTGCTCGTGGGGATGGGATACCTGTTCCTTCTGGGGCCCGTCCTACTGCCCGAGCGCACGAGCATGGCGGGCATGTTGTCGGACCGGTCGCGGATGAAATTCTTTACCGAGGTGGTGATCCCGCCCGATTCCAACCTGATCGGTCGGGACGTTCTGAGCGTGCAGCTGTTCAAGCGCGACGGCGTGCGGCTGGTGGATGTCGTGCGGGGCGACGAGTCGCTGCGCCGCAACCTCAAGGATGTCGAACTGGCCGTGGGCGACCGGATCGTTCTGCGCACCCAGATGACCGAAATCCTGAGCCTGCAGCGCAACAAGTCTTTGAAGCGCGTCGACCAGGTGTCGTCGGTGGAGACGACCACGGTGGAGGTGTTGATCTCTCCGGGATGCAAGATGGTCGGCCGATCGCTGGGCGCCTTGCGCCTGCGCCGCCGTTTCGGTGTCTACCCGCTGGCGGTGCATCGCCGAAACCAGAATATCGGCCGACAGCTCGACGATCTGGTGGTGCGCGTGGGCGACACGCTGCTGCTTGAAGGCGCGCCCGACGATATCAAGCGCCTCGCGGATGAAATGGCGCTTGTGGATGTCGCGCAGCCGTCGGCACGGGCATTTCGGCGGGGGCATGCGCCGGTCGCGCTCGGCGCGCTGTCGGGCATCGTCATCCTGTCGGCACTGGGCCTCGCGCCCATTCTCGCCTTGGCCGTGGTCGCGGTGGCGGTCGTGCTTCTGAGCCGGTGTATCGATGCGGATGAGGCATTCTCTTTCGTCGAGGGCCAGCTTCTGGCGCTGATCTTCGCCATGCTCGCCATCGGTGCCGCGCTGGACGAAACCGGAGCGGTCGAGATGATCGCGGGCTGGGTCGCGCCCTGGATGAGCGGCCTTGATGGGGTTTTCATCGTGCTCGCGGTCTTTGCCCTGACAAGTTTCCTGACCGAACTGGTCTCCAACAACGCGGTGGCGGTGGTGATGACGCCCATCGCCATCTCGCTGGCAGAGGCGCTGGGCGTCGATCCGCGCCCGCTGGTGGTTGCCGTCATGGTCGCGGCGTCCTGCGCCTTCGCGACACCGATCGGTTATCAGACCAACACGCTGGTTTACGGCCCGGGCGGGTACAGGTTCACGGACTTCGTGCGTGTGGGCGTGCCGATGAATCTGCTAATCGGCATCGTTGCCTCCCTGATGATTCCGCTGATCTGGCCGCTGACGCCTTAG
- a CDS encoding terminase large subunit domain-containing protein, with the protein MGPGGSILKNPAPKSGAALRDCRNAAAREKILNKLGIGAQIALPYLFEVWAMDHQMPPEGAWKSWVIMGGRGAGKTRAGAEWVRSQVEGARPRDPGRCRRMALLGETRDQVREVMIFGDSGILACCPPDRRPKWQATRHCLVWPNGAEAMAFSAQEPEALRGPQFDGAWADELAKWKKGQAVWDMLQFSLRLGQDPRVCVTTTPRNVAVLKDLLTRETTVVTHAATEANRANLAPSFLEEVRERYGDTRLGRQELDGLLIEEAEGALWTSAMIEAGHITRKPDLVRIVVAVDPPTTAHAGSDACGIVVAGLTPEGIGVVLEDATVQGVRPAAWAEAAIAAMARWDADRLVAEVNQGGDMVEEVLRTVDPDVAVTKVHAARGKTARAEPVAALYERGRVQHLRGLGILEEQMCRMTQAGYEGAGSPDRVDALVWALTDLMLRNGKAARPGLREL; encoded by the coding sequence ATGGGTCCTGGGGGCTCGATCTTGAAAAATCCCGCGCCGAAGTCCGGTGCCGCTTTGCGAGATTGCCGAAATGCGGCTGCGCGGGAGAAGATCCTCAATAAGCTCGGGATCGGGGCACAGATCGCGCTGCCCTATCTCTTCGAGGTCTGGGCCATGGATCACCAGATGCCGCCCGAAGGGGCCTGGAAAAGCTGGGTGATCATGGGCGGGCGCGGCGCGGGCAAGACCCGCGCGGGTGCCGAATGGGTGCGGTCACAGGTCGAAGGCGCTCGCCCGCGCGATCCCGGCCGTTGCCGCCGTATGGCCCTTCTGGGGGAAACGCGCGATCAGGTCCGCGAGGTCATGATCTTCGGAGACAGCGGCATCCTCGCCTGTTGTCCGCCCGATCGTCGGCCCAAATGGCAGGCGACGCGGCATTGCCTTGTCTGGCCCAACGGCGCGGAGGCCATGGCCTTCTCGGCGCAGGAGCCCGAAGCGCTGCGCGGGCCGCAATTCGATGGCGCCTGGGCCGATGAGCTGGCCAAGTGGAAAAAGGGTCAGGCCGTTTGGGACATGCTGCAATTCAGCCTCAGGCTGGGGCAGGACCCGAGGGTCTGCGTGACCACGACACCGCGCAATGTCGCTGTCCTGAAAGATCTGCTGACCCGCGAGACCACCGTCGTCACACATGCCGCGACGGAGGCGAACCGCGCCAACCTTGCGCCCTCGTTCCTTGAGGAAGTGCGCGAGCGATATGGCGACACGCGGCTCGGGCGGCAGGAACTCGATGGGCTGCTGATCGAGGAGGCGGAAGGCGCATTGTGGACATCCGCGATGATCGAAGCGGGGCATATCACCCGGAAACCCGATCTGGTTCGGATCGTGGTCGCGGTCGATCCGCCGACCACGGCGCATGCGGGGTCCGATGCCTGCGGGATCGTGGTGGCGGGGCTCACGCCCGAGGGCATCGGGGTCGTCCTGGAGGACGCGACCGTTCAGGGCGTCCGGCCTGCCGCCTGGGCGGAAGCGGCCATCGCGGCAATGGCGCGCTGGGACGCCGACCGCCTCGTGGCCGAGGTGAACCAGGGCGGAGACATGGTCGAGGAAGTGCTGCGCACCGTCGATCCGGACGTGGCGGTCACCAAGGTTCACGCGGCGCGGGGCAAGACCGCAAGGGCCGAACCGGTGGCCGCGCTTTATGAGCGGGGGCGCGTGCAACATCTGCGCGGCCTTGGCATCCTCGAAGAGCAAATGTGCCGCATGACGCAGGCGGGATATGAGGGCGCGGGCTCCCCGGACCGTGTGGATGCGCTGGTCTGGGCACTCACAGATCTGATGTTGCGCAACGGCAAGGCGGCGCGTCCGGGCCTGCGGGAATTGTAA
- a CDS encoding phage portal protein, whose amino-acid sequence MVFQLFRGPAQPATPETKASATGPVVAYASSGRVAWSPRDTVSLTKTGFSGNPVGFRAVKLIAEAAAALPLVLQDAERRYDAHPALALLTQPNPGQGRAELLEALYGQLLLSGDGYLEAVHGTTSGLPFELHVLRSDRMRLIPGNDGWPVAYEYTVGARKHRFDMTGEAAPICHIKSFNPQDDHYGLSPMQAAAQALDVHNSASRWSKGLLDNAARPSGAIVYTGGDGYGTLSPEQYDRLVGEMEAHHMGARNAGRPMLLEGGLDWKPMGFSPSDMEFHKSKEAAAREIAVAFGVPPMLLGIPGEATFANYQEAHRAFYRLTVLPLATRVAATLGAWLSAQSGEDFELKPDLDQVSALAAERDQQWARVAGADFLSAAEKRRILGLPPLVEPADE is encoded by the coding sequence ATGGTCTTTCAGCTTTTTCGTGGCCCGGCCCAGCCCGCGACCCCCGAGACCAAGGCTTCGGCCACCGGTCCGGTCGTCGCCTATGCCAGCTCGGGCCGCGTCGCCTGGAGCCCACGGGACACCGTGTCGCTGACCAAGACGGGCTTTTCCGGCAACCCGGTGGGTTTTCGCGCGGTCAAGCTGATCGCGGAGGCCGCCGCCGCCTTGCCGCTGGTGCTGCAGGACGCCGAGCGCCGCTATGACGCGCATCCCGCATTGGCACTCCTGACGCAGCCCAATCCGGGGCAGGGTCGGGCGGAGCTTTTGGAGGCGCTTTACGGTCAGCTCTTGCTGTCGGGGGATGGCTATCTTGAGGCGGTGCACGGCACCACATCGGGTCTGCCGTTCGAATTGCATGTGCTGCGCTCGGACCGGATGCGACTGATCCCCGGAAATGACGGCTGGCCGGTGGCTTACGAATACACGGTCGGCGCGCGCAAGCATCGCTTCGACATGACGGGCGAGGCCGCGCCCATCTGCCATATCAAGTCGTTCAATCCGCAGGATGACCATTACGGTCTCTCGCCGATGCAGGCGGCCGCGCAGGCGCTCGACGTGCATAATTCCGCATCTCGCTGGTCCAAGGGGCTGCTCGACAATGCCGCGCGACCCTCGGGGGCCATCGTCTATACCGGCGGGGACGGCTACGGCACGCTGAGCCCCGAGCAATACGACCGCCTCGTGGGGGAGATGGAAGCGCATCACATGGGTGCGCGGAATGCCGGCCGTCCGATGCTGCTTGAAGGTGGTCTCGACTGGAAACCGATGGGCTTCTCGCCGTCGGACATGGAATTCCACAAATCGAAGGAAGCCGCGGCGCGGGAAATCGCGGTCGCCTTCGGGGTGCCGCCGATGCTGTTGGGCATCCCGGGAGAGGCGACATTCGCCAATTACCAGGAAGCGCACCGGGCCTTCTATCGCCTGACGGTGCTGCCGTTGGCCACGCGGGTCGCGGCGACGCTCGGCGCATGGCTGTCGGCGCAATCGGGCGAGGATTTCGAGCTGAAGCCCGATCTCGATCAGGTCTCCGCGCTGGCCGCCGAGCGGGATCAGCAATGGGCGCGGGTTGCGGGCGCAGATTTCCTGAGTGCTGCGGAAAAGCGCCGCATCCTCGGCCTGCCGCCGCTCGTGGAGCCCGCGGATGAGTGA
- a CDS encoding HK97 family phage prohead protease, translating to MELEHKLCRFEAEVTVGDGMRLEGYASRFGACDQGGDVVAKGAYAASLKRLGAEGRAVKMLWQHDPAQPIGIWDEVREDGTGLWVKGRLLEGVARAKEAAALIEAGAIDGLSIGYRTLRATKNTKGQRVLEELELWEVSLVTFPMLPSARVAGKGDHPDDVAWRELAQTIERLRLELAGG from the coding sequence ATGGAACTGGAACACAAGCTCTGCCGCTTCGAGGCGGAAGTCACGGTCGGGGACGGCATGCGGCTCGAGGGTTATGCCTCGCGCTTCGGAGCCTGCGATCAGGGCGGCGACGTCGTGGCCAAGGGCGCCTATGCGGCCTCGCTCAAGCGTCTGGGCGCCGAGGGCCGCGCGGTCAAGATGCTCTGGCAGCACGATCCGGCGCAGCCCATCGGCATCTGGGACGAGGTGCGCGAGGACGGCACGGGGCTTTGGGTCAAGGGGCGCCTCTTGGAGGGCGTCGCTCGCGCCAAGGAGGCCGCGGCCCTCATAGAGGCGGGGGCCATTGACGGGCTCTCCATCGGCTATCGCACCTTGCGGGCCACGAAGAACACCAAGGGCCAGCGTGTCCTTGAGGAACTGGAGCTTTGGGAAGTGTCCCTCGTGACCTTCCCGATGCTGCCCAGTGCGCGGGTCGCGGGAAAGGGGGATCACCCCGACGACGTGGCCTGGCGCGAGCTGGCACAGACAATCGAACGTCTGCGCCTTGAATTGGCGGGCGGCTGA
- a CDS encoding phage major capsid protein — protein sequence MTKAENTSRTGEDASPVVQVGTAMAGFAQDIKAMRADLYGQLKAQEERLTMLDRKSAIKAARPALASAGDTEAPHQKAFNAYLRTGDDDGLRGLELEGKAASTAVNSDGGYLVDPQTSATIASVLAGAGSIRAVASVVNVEATSYDVLIDRNDAGAGWADETTGTTESGTPTIERISIPLYELNAMPKASQRLLDDSAFDVEAWLASRIADKFSRAEAAAFISGDGADKPTGILTHAQVDNDLWAWGSIGTVATGAAADIGDGDALISLVYALGAEYRANAAFVMNSKTAGALRKLKDADGRHLWSDGFASGEPARLLGYRVVIAEDMPDIAADATPIAFGDFGAGYTIAERPDLRILRDPFSAKPHVLFYATKRVGGDVSDFAAIKLLVCAA from the coding sequence ATGACAAAAGCCGAGAACACGTCTCGGACCGGGGAAGATGCGTCTCCGGTCGTCCAGGTGGGCACCGCGATGGCGGGGTTTGCCCAGGACATCAAGGCCATGCGGGCCGACCTTTATGGACAACTCAAAGCACAGGAAGAGCGACTGACCATGCTTGATCGTAAATCTGCCATCAAGGCGGCCCGGCCCGCGCTTGCCAGCGCCGGCGACACCGAAGCCCCCCACCAGAAGGCGTTCAACGCCTATCTGCGCACAGGCGACGACGATGGCCTGCGCGGCCTCGAGCTGGAGGGCAAGGCTGCGTCCACGGCGGTGAATTCCGATGGCGGCTACCTCGTCGACCCGCAGACCTCGGCCACGATCGCATCGGTTCTGGCAGGGGCAGGCTCGATCCGCGCCGTGGCCAGCGTCGTCAACGTGGAGGCCACCTCCTATGACGTGCTGATCGACCGCAACGATGCGGGCGCGGGCTGGGCCGACGAGACCACCGGCACCACCGAGAGCGGCACGCCGACGATCGAGCGGATCTCCATCCCGCTCTACGAGCTGAACGCGATGCCCAAAGCCTCGCAGCGTCTGCTCGACGACAGCGCCTTCGATGTCGAAGCATGGCTTGCGAGCCGGATCGCCGACAAGTTCTCCCGCGCAGAAGCTGCCGCCTTCATCTCGGGCGACGGCGCGGACAAGCCGACGGGCATCCTGACCCACGCCCAGGTCGATAACGATCTCTGGGCCTGGGGGTCCATTGGCACGGTCGCGACGGGGGCAGCCGCCGATATCGGCGATGGCGATGCGCTGATCAGCCTCGTCTACGCGCTGGGTGCGGAATACCGCGCCAACGCGGCCTTCGTGATGAACTCCAAGACCGCGGGTGCGCTGCGCAAGCTCAAGGATGCCGATGGCCGCCACCTGTGGTCGGACGGGTTCGCGAGCGGTGAGCCTGCGCGCCTTCTGGGCTACCGCGTGGTGATCGCCGAGGACATGCCGGACATCGCCGCGGATGCGACACCCATCGCCTTCGGCGACTTCGGTGCGGGCTACACCATCGCCGAGCGGCCCGATCTGCGCATCCTGCGCGATCCGTTCAGCGCCAAGCCGCACGTCCTGTTCTACGCCACCAAGCGCGTGGGCGGGGACGTGTCGGATTTCGCCGCGATCAAGCTTCTGGTCTGCGCGGCCTGA